In a single window of the Notamacropus eugenii isolate mMacEug1 chromosome 4, mMacEug1.pri_v2, whole genome shotgun sequence genome:
- the MRPL4 gene encoding large ribosomal subunit protein uL4m, which yields MLLIRAALGAWGPGRGLTPARRALSTLTGGDLTSPEHALSTGPPSPAGIPLLRRCELPVPAHRTPVQAWVESLRGYEETRLGLADLHPDVFAVPPRLDILHEVAIWQKNFKRISYAKTKTRAEVRGGGRKPWKQKGSGRARHGSIRSPIWRGGGIAHGPRGPTSYYYMLPMKVRVLGLKVALTVKLMQDDLHVVDSLELPTSDPRYLLDLARHRCWGDSVLLVDMDEEMPQNIVSAVSNLKTINLVPAVGLNVHSMLKHQTLVLTLNTISFLEKKLLWHDKRYTALYPFRLPYSDFP from the exons ATGCTGCTGATCCGGGCGGCCTTGGGGGCTTGGGGACCCGGTCGGGGCCTAACTCCAGCACGAAGG GCCCTGTCTACGCTGACCGGCGGAGACCTCACGAGCCCGGAGCATGCGTTAAGTACAG GACCCCCAAGCCCCGCCGGTATCCCCCTGCTCCGCCGTTGCGAGCTCCCTGTTCCCGCGCACCGGACTCCGGTGCAAGCCTGGGTGGAATCCCTCCGGGGCTATGAGGAAACGCGCCTGGGCCTGGCCGACCTGCACCCCGACGTGTTCGCCGTGCCACCCCG gcTGGATATTCTGCATGAGGTTGCCATATGGCAGAAGAACTTCAAGAGAATT AGTTATGCCAAGACCAAGACCCGTGCGGAGGTGAGAGGTGGTGGGAGGAAGCCCTGGAAGCAGAAAGGCTCAGGCCGGGCCCGGCATGGGAGCATCCGTTCTCCTATCTGGCGTGGAG GTGGTATTGCCCATGGTCCACGGGGTCCAACAAGCTACTACTATATGTTGCCTATGAAGGTTCGAGTGCTGGGCCTCAAGGTGGCCCTGACAGTCAAGCTGATGCAG GACGACCTTCATGTGGTAGATTCCTTGGAGCTGCCAACCTCAGACCCAAGATACTTGTTAGACCTGGCTCGGCACCGATGTTGGGGTGACTCTGTGCTCCTTGTTGATAT GGATGAGGAGATGCCCCAGAACATTGTTTCTGCTGTATCCAACCTGAAGACCATCAACCTGGTGCCTGCAGTTG GCCTCAATGTGCACAGTATGCTGAAGCACCAGACCCTAGTCTTGACTCTCAACACTATTTCCTTCCTAGAGAAGAAGCTGTTATGGCATGATAAGCGCTACACCGCCCTCTACCCATTCCGCCTGCCCTACAGTGACTTCCCTTGA